The following are encoded in a window of Gossypium raimondii isolate GPD5lz chromosome 13, ASM2569854v1, whole genome shotgun sequence genomic DNA:
- the LOC105784310 gene encoding scopoletin 8-hydroxylase, which translates to MAPNLEDRNSVFEFVVRQGNGVKGLVDSGLSTVPEAFVQPPEERIDKENAIKYDLPPIDLSKLDGHGPDHDEVANQIVRAAETLGFFQVVNHGVPLHLLESLKVSAHEFFSLPPQRKAVYLADVSPSPLVKYGTSFIPEKEKALGWKDYILMQYTNDDEALQHWPQEIKEMLLEYLRSSIGMVKKLLQVSLGNLGVKPDDSMIDVLIGKKMLSMIFYPICPNPDLTLGVGRHSDIDTFTVLLQDEVGGLYVKMEQDTGYGKKGDWMHIPPTPNALVINVGDMLQILSNGKYKSAEHIVCTSSTNSRLSIPIFIMPRETAKIAPLPQVVEKDGIAVYREVVYVDYMNKVFANALDGKRPLDFAKISPA; encoded by the exons ATGGCTCCGAATTTGGAGGATAGGAACTCTGTTTTCGAGTTTGTTGTCCGACAAGGAAATGGTGTGAAAGGACTAGTGGATTCAGGGCTTTCCACGGTGCCAGAGGCTTTCGTGCAACCACCGGAAGAGCGAATAGACAAGGAAAACGCCATAAAATATGACCTGCCACCCATTGATTTGTCGAAGCTGGATGGCCATGGCCCTGATCACGATGAAGTGGCCAACCAAATTGTTAGAGCTGCTGAAACTCTTGGTTTCTTCCAAGTTGTTAACCATGGTGTCCCCCTTCATCTACTGGAATCCCTTAAAGTTTCTGCTCATGAATTCTTCAGCTTGCCCCCTCAAAGGAAGGCCGTTTATCTTGCAGACGTTAGTCCAAGTCCACTAGTGAAGTACGGGACCAGCTTTATCCCAGAGAAAGAGAAAGCATTGGGATGGAAAGATTATATCCTCATGCAATACACCAATGATGATGAAGCTCTTCAACATTGGCCTCAAGAAATCAA GGAGATGTTACTTGAGTATTTGAGGAGTTCAATAGGCATGGTGAAAAAATTGCTTCAAGTTTCGCTGGGAAATTTGGGGGTGAAGCCAGACGACTCAATGATTGATGTACTTATTGGCAAGAAGATGCTAAGTATGATCTTTTATCCAATATGTCCTAATCCGGATCTTACCCTTGGAGTAGGACGCCACTCCGATATAGATACTTTCACAGTCTTATTACAAGACGAAGTTGGTGGTTTATATGTCAAAATGGAACAAGATACGGGTTATGGAAAGAAAGGAGATTGGATGCATATCCCTCCTACTCCCAATGCTTTGGTCATCAATGTTGGTGATATGCTACAG ATACTAAGCAATGGAAAATACAAAAGTGCAGAGCATATAGTTTGTACTTCAAGTACAAATTCAAGGCTGTCAATACCCATTTTTATAATGCCAAGAGAAACAGCAAAGATTGCACCTCTGCCTCAAGTAGTGGAGAAAGATGGAATTGCTGTTTATAGAGAGGTTGTGTATGTTGATTATATGAATAAGGTTTTTGCAAATGCACTGGACGGTAAAAGGCCACTTGATTTTGCAAAAATTAGTCCTGCATAA